One region of Blattabacterium cuenoti genomic DNA includes:
- a CDS encoding diadenylate cyclase, protein MREFFFSLLHLLKISIIDILDIFLVTIILFQIYRLVYRTPALNIFYGIIATFIFWKIVEIYQMKLLSIVISAFFKGGFLALIIVFQPEIRKFLLIVGSRIFFKKFIFSLFKKSGVSIKTETIDSIVNACAIFSGDKTGVLIVIQLHQDLKEFIQNGDEMDAKVNISILESIFYKNSPLHDGAVVIIENKIIKTRAILPVSYNKEIPSRLGLRHRAAIGLSEKTDAICLVISEETGYISYIKDQKRTVITNINNLKMKLEEDLL, encoded by the coding sequence TTGCGTGAATTTTTTTTTTCATTATTACATTTATTGAAAATTTCTATCATTGATATTTTAGATATTTTTTTAGTAACCATTATTCTATTTCAAATATACAGACTGGTTTACAGAACTCCTGCTTTAAACATTTTTTACGGAATCATTGCAACTTTTATTTTCTGGAAAATAGTAGAAATTTATCAAATGAAACTTCTTAGCATAGTTATAAGTGCTTTTTTTAAAGGAGGTTTTTTAGCTTTAATCATTGTATTTCAACCAGAAATTAGAAAATTTTTACTCATAGTAGGGAGCAGGATTTTTTTCAAAAAATTTATATTTTCTCTTTTTAAAAAATCAGGAGTTTCAATTAAAACTGAAACTATAGATAGTATTGTAAATGCTTGTGCTATCTTTTCTGGAGATAAAACAGGAGTTTTAATAGTTATTCAGTTACATCAAGATTTAAAAGAATTTATACAAAATGGAGATGAAATGGATGCTAAAGTAAATATTTCTATTTTAGAAAGCATTTTTTATAAAAATAGTCCGTTACATGATGGAGCTGTAGTTATTATAGAAAATAAAATAATAAAAACAAGAGCAATTCTTCCTGTTTCTTACAATAAAGAAATTCCATCTCGTTTGGGGTTACGACATAGAGCTGCCATTGGTTTATCTGAGAAAACAGATGCTATATGTCTTGTTATATCCGAAGAAACAGGTTATATCTCTTATATAAAAGATCAAAAAAGAACTGTTATCACTAACATTAATAATTTAAAAATGAAACTTGAAGAAGACTTACTTTAA
- a CDS encoding UDP-N-acetylmuramoyl-tripeptide--D-alanyl-D-alanine ligase, producing the protein MNIQNIYQLYSISSGIEINSKKVKKGSIFVALKGKNFDGNQFAYEAISNGAILAVVDDNKKYAFCKKIVSVYNTLYFLHELAMYHRYRLHHVPIIAITGSNGKTTTKELTTTILSKKYKRVHCTQNNFNNHIGVPLTVLSMPMNTQISVMEIGANHEREIEKMCNIIHPDYGYITNFGKAHLEGFKNIEGIIRGKLELYDFLKKNKKVVFVNGDDPIQLCNSIGMNRYIFSEKKKKSNINSDINIEYLWKKNNLKSVLCIKNRKIISSLIGNYNLYNIASAIAIGTYFKVPLKKIKEAVEEYVPNNHRSQILKKKNVKIIIDCYNANPTSMIEALTFFNNIKGKKIVILGDMLELGLFSNDEHEKIISFIKKSNINFSFLIGDIFFNTKKTSSKIRKFINKKNFIEWIKKYSIQKTDYILIKGSRRIALESLIGLI; encoded by the coding sequence ATGAACATTCAAAATATATATCAATTGTATTCTATTTCTTCTGGTATAGAAATAAACAGTAAAAAAGTTAAAAAAGGATCTATATTTGTTGCTTTAAAAGGAAAAAATTTTGATGGAAATCAATTTGCATATGAAGCAATTTCAAATGGAGCGATACTAGCTGTAGTTGATGATAACAAAAAATATGCTTTTTGCAAAAAGATTGTTTCTGTATACAATACATTATATTTTCTGCATGAATTAGCAATGTATCATAGATATAGATTACACCATGTTCCTATTATAGCTATAACTGGAAGTAATGGAAAAACTACGACAAAAGAACTTACTACAACTATTCTGTCTAAGAAATACAAAAGAGTTCATTGTACCCAAAATAATTTCAATAATCATATAGGGGTCCCATTAACTGTACTTTCTATGCCTATGAATACACAAATATCTGTAATGGAAATCGGGGCAAATCATGAAAGAGAGATAGAAAAAATGTGCAATATTATTCATCCAGATTATGGATATATTACTAATTTTGGAAAAGCTCATTTAGAAGGTTTTAAAAATATAGAAGGGATCATCCGTGGTAAATTAGAGTTATATGATTTTTTAAAAAAAAATAAAAAAGTGGTATTTGTAAATGGAGATGATCCTATACAATTGTGTAATAGTATAGGAATGAACAGATATATTTTTTCAGAAAAAAAAAAAAAATCCAATATAAATTCGGATATAAATATTGAATATTTATGGAAAAAGAATAATCTGAAATCTGTTTTATGTATTAAAAATAGAAAAATTATTTCCTCTTTAATAGGAAATTATAATTTATATAATATAGCTTCTGCTATTGCTATTGGAACATATTTCAAAGTTCCTTTAAAAAAAATAAAAGAGGCAGTAGAAGAATATGTTCCTAATAATCATCGTTCTCAAATTTTAAAAAAAAAGAATGTAAAAATTATTATAGATTGTTATAATGCTAATCCAACTAGTATGATAGAAGCTCTAACCTTTTTTAATAATATAAAAGGGAAAAAAATAGTAATATTAGGTGATATGTTAGAATTGGGATTATTTTCTAATGATGAACATGAAAAAATTATTTCTTTTATAAAAAAAAGCAATATTAACTTTTCTTTTCTAATCGGAGATATTTTCTTTAATACAAAAAAGACTTCTTCTAAAATTAGAAAATTTATAAACAAAAAAAATTTTATCGAATGGATTAAAAAATATTCTATTCAAAAAACGGATTATATTCTTATCAAAGGATCTAGAAGAATTGCATTAGAAAGTCTTATTGGTTTAATTTAA
- the pdhA gene encoding pyruvate dehydrogenase (acetyl-transferring) E1 component subunit alpha translates to MKEITPKTYIKWFKDMSFWRKFEDKCRSLYLKQKIRGFLHLYNGQEAIPAGLTHAMDLSKDKIITAYRCHILPISMGVDPKKVMAELLGKKTGTSHGIGGSMHIFSKEHRFYGGHGIVGGQIPLGAGIAFADKYFNRKAVTLTIMGDGAVRQGSLHETFNMAMIWKLPVVFICENNKYAMGTSVKRSSNVEDIYKIGESYGMPSYPVDGMDPEKIAQAAYVALERARKGKGATFLDIKTYRYRGHSMSDSEFYRSKEEVHLYKKKDPIIKLKNIIIQNKWKTIENLNAIENEVKEEVESCVDFAENSDFPSLEKMYDIVYHEKNYPFLDQVLPS, encoded by the coding sequence ATGAAAGAAATTACCCCAAAAACCTATATAAAGTGGTTTAAAGATATGTCGTTTTGGAGAAAATTTGAGGATAAATGTCGTTCCTTATATTTAAAACAAAAAATTAGAGGATTTTTGCATTTGTATAATGGACAAGAAGCAATTCCTGCTGGATTAACCCATGCAATGGATTTATCCAAAGATAAGATTATTACCGCTTATAGATGTCATATTTTGCCAATATCTATGGGAGTAGATCCGAAAAAAGTAATGGCGGAACTTTTAGGAAAAAAAACAGGAACTTCTCATGGAATAGGAGGATCTATGCATATATTTAGTAAAGAACATCGTTTTTATGGGGGTCATGGAATTGTGGGAGGACAAATTCCGTTAGGAGCAGGAATTGCTTTTGCTGATAAATATTTTAATAGAAAAGCTGTAACTCTAACTATTATGGGAGATGGAGCGGTTAGGCAAGGATCTTTACATGAAACATTTAATATGGCCATGATATGGAAACTTCCTGTTGTCTTTATATGTGAAAACAATAAATATGCTATGGGAACTTCTGTAAAAAGAAGTAGTAATGTAGAAGATATTTATAAGATAGGAGAATCATATGGGATGCCTTCTTATCCTGTAGATGGAATGGATCCAGAAAAAATAGCACAAGCTGCTTATGTTGCTTTAGAAAGAGCTAGAAAAGGAAAAGGTGCTACTTTTTTGGATATTAAAACATATAGATATAGAGGACATTCTATGTCAGATTCTGAATTTTATCGGAGTAAAGAGGAAGTCCATTTGTACAAAAAAAAAGATCCCATTATAAAATTAAAAAACATTATTATCCAAAATAAATGGAAGACCATAGAAAATTTAAATGCGATAGAAAATGAAGTTAAAGAAGAGGTGGAATCCTGTGTTGATTTTGCAGAAAATTCAGATTTTCCTTCTTTAGAAAAAATGTATGATATTGTTTATCATGAAAAAAATTATCCTTTTTTAGATCAAGTTTTACCTTCATAA
- a CDS encoding dihydrolipoamide acetyltransferase family protein — protein sequence MAEIISMPQLSDTMKEGTVIKWNKKIGDKVSEGDILAEIETDKATQDFEIDVSGVLLFIGVKEGETTRVNDVLAIIGNEGEDISHIISKLESKKKEQGNQEIKKENGKKNKKIFISPVAKKMAKKIGIPINKIKGSGEYGRIIKRDIEFYEKKNQNESETQETVHSSIRKKIAEHLTYSKFSAPHYYLFSEINMDKLIGFRKNLNDKLSLEEKISFNDIIIKAVAKSLSKHPDMNVSWNEERIIIHPNIHIGVAVAIKDGLIVPVIKNADQKSLLQISKEIKDKASRSKSKKIQPEEIENSTFTVSNLGMYGIESFTSIINTPNTSILSIGSIMIRPIVKNYKIEIGNIMKITLSCDHRIIDGAKGSEYIHSLKNFLEDPITILF from the coding sequence ATGGCAGAAATAATATCTATGCCCCAATTAAGTGACACAATGAAAGAGGGGACTGTAATCAAATGGAATAAAAAAATAGGAGATAAAGTTTCAGAAGGTGATATTTTAGCTGAAATAGAAACTGATAAAGCTACTCAAGATTTTGAGATAGATGTTAGTGGTGTTTTACTTTTTATTGGAGTTAAAGAAGGGGAAACTACTCGTGTAAATGACGTATTAGCGATCATAGGAAATGAAGGGGAAGATATAAGTCATATCATTTCTAAATTAGAATCTAAAAAAAAAGAACAAGGAAATCAAGAAATCAAAAAAGAGAACGGAAAAAAAAATAAAAAAATATTTATCTCTCCTGTAGCAAAAAAAATGGCTAAAAAAATAGGTATTCCTATAAATAAAATAAAAGGAAGTGGAGAATATGGGAGAATTATCAAAAGAGATATAGAATTTTACGAAAAAAAAAACCAAAATGAAAGTGAAACCCAAGAGACTGTTCATTCTTCTATTAGAAAAAAAATAGCAGAACATTTAACTTATTCTAAATTCTCAGCTCCACATTATTATTTATTTAGTGAAATAAATATGGATAAGTTAATTGGATTTAGGAAAAATTTAAATGATAAACTTTCCTTAGAAGAAAAAATATCATTCAATGATATTATTATAAAAGCAGTGGCTAAATCTCTATCAAAACATCCTGATATGAATGTATCATGGAACGAAGAAAGAATCATAATACATCCAAATATTCACATTGGCGTTGCTGTAGCTATAAAAGATGGATTAATAGTTCCAGTTATTAAAAATGCAGATCAAAAATCATTGCTGCAAATTTCTAAAGAAATTAAAGATAAAGCGTCACGTTCAAAATCAAAAAAAATACAACCAGAAGAAATAGAAAATAGTACTTTCACCGTTTCTAATTTAGGAATGTATGGAATAGAATCTTTTACTTCTATTATAAATACACCTAATACGTCTATATTATCTATAGGATCTATTATGATACGTCCAATTGTTAAAAATTATAAAATTGAAATAGGAAATATTATGAAAATTACATTATCTTGTGATCATAGAATTATAGATGGAGCTAAAGGAAGTGAATATATTCATTCTCTTAAAAATTTTCTAGAAGATCCTATTACCATATTATTTTGA
- a CDS encoding DUF475 domain-containing protein translates to MNIEKYFSEIIHHPLLSIYIIGNLFLIESILSIDNATVLASMIINLKKEDRKKAIKYGIIGAYFFRGLCLLFASILIKIWWLKPLGGIYLIFVGLNHFFRKKNSISNHLKNENTQYYFWKVIFMIEMMDLAFSIDNIFASVALSENLILIFLGVCIGILSMRLIAQFFVQLMDKFPELKHSAFFVIIILGMKLVFFSKKHIPNLFSFFFSEKTFSLLIFSIFIFPIFLSCIKKIINKSK, encoded by the coding sequence ATGAATATTGAAAAATATTTTTCAGAAATTATTCATCATCCTCTTCTATCTATTTATATTATAGGAAACTTATTTTTAATAGAAAGTATTCTATCTATAGATAATGCAACAGTGTTAGCTTCTATGATTATAAATCTTAAAAAAGAAGATAGAAAAAAAGCCATAAAATATGGAATTATTGGCGCTTATTTTTTTCGAGGTTTATGTCTATTATTTGCTTCCATATTAATAAAAATATGGTGGTTAAAACCATTAGGAGGAATTTATTTGATTTTTGTAGGATTAAATCATTTTTTTCGAAAAAAAAATTCTATATCAAATCATCTAAAAAATGAAAATACACAATATTATTTTTGGAAAGTCATTTTTATGATAGAAATGATGGATTTAGCTTTTTCTATTGATAATATTTTTGCTTCTGTTGCTTTATCAGAAAATTTAATATTAATTTTTTTAGGTGTATGTATAGGAATTTTGTCGATGCGATTAATTGCACAATTTTTTGTTCAATTAATGGATAAATTTCCAGAATTAAAACATTCTGCTTTTTTCGTAATTATTATTCTCGGAATGAAACTTGTTTTTTTTTCAAAAAAACATATTCCTAATTTATTTTCATTTTTCTTTTCAGAAAAAACATTTTCTTTATTAATTTTTTCAATATTCATATTTCCCATTTTTTTATCATGTATAAAAAAAATAATAAATAAATCAAAATAA
- a CDS encoding ABC transporter ATP-binding protein has product MNALEKILAYSKAYKYHYIINIICNFLYSLFSVISIISISPVLSILLESSEHKNKTTFFNSFNEYFDFIIKYFHNHIKILSYKYGKINTLAVFCIFIIFLFLIRNVFRYLAEYFLIGIKTSIVRNIRNDFHKKILSLPIIFFSNNRNGDLMSRLSNDVNEIEVSIVSSLANLISSPIMITFHLLTLFFMNYQLTLFSFLLLPLMGFFLSIIGNSLKKDARGAQNQLGKLFSVIEETLNSTKIINIFNAENQMQKRFEQVSEYQKILSSRVNRKKELASPMSEFLGSITIILIIWYGGKLFLEKKGMGAEILFPFIGLFFQIINPAKSLVNSISNIQKGRAAAERIVEILNTKCVSNNKIKYKSIFHFENEILFRNVSYTHNKLILIQNLSFSLKKGKTVVLVGRSGSGKSTIANLLANFYDATSGKITVDGTNIKHLKIKDYRRLLGFVTQEPVLFNDSVFNNIALGSEKISINSVIQAAKIANAHCFIEKLPKGYDTIIGYNGNKLSLGQKQRISIARAVFKNPPIMILDEATSLLDPESEITVQKALNDLIKNRTSLVIAHKLSSYIIQNADYIIVLEKGKIIEQGQHNTLISKKGTYSKLMAIQSF; this is encoded by the coding sequence ATGAATGCACTTGAAAAAATTTTAGCTTATTCAAAGGCTTATAAATATCATTATATTATTAATATAATATGTAATTTTTTATATTCTTTATTTTCAGTTATATCCATAATATCTATTTCACCTGTGTTGAGCATTTTACTTGAATCATCAGAACACAAAAATAAAACAACATTTTTTAATTCTTTTAATGAATATTTTGATTTTATTATAAAATATTTTCATAATCACATCAAAATATTATCATATAAGTATGGAAAAATAAATACTTTAGCTGTATTTTGTATTTTCATTATTTTTCTTTTTTTAATTAGAAATGTTTTTCGATACTTAGCTGAATATTTTTTAATAGGAATAAAGACTTCTATAGTTCGAAATATTCGAAACGATTTTCACAAAAAAATACTTTCTTTACCCATAATTTTTTTTTCAAACAATAGAAATGGAGATTTAATGTCTAGATTATCTAATGATGTTAATGAAATAGAAGTTTCCATTGTTAGTTCTTTAGCTAATTTGATTAGTTCTCCTATAATGATTACTTTTCATTTGCTTACCTTATTTTTTATGAATTATCAATTGACATTATTTTCTTTTTTGCTGCTCCCTTTAATGGGTTTTTTTTTATCTATTATAGGAAATAGTTTAAAAAAAGATGCAAGAGGAGCTCAAAATCAGTTAGGTAAATTATTTTCTGTTATAGAAGAAACTTTAAATTCTACTAAAATTATAAATATTTTCAATGCAGAGAATCAAATGCAAAAACGTTTTGAACAAGTATCTGAATATCAGAAAATACTTTCTTCTCGTGTTAATAGGAAAAAAGAACTCGCTTCTCCTATGAGCGAATTTTTAGGCTCTATAACAATAATTTTAATTATTTGGTATGGAGGAAAACTTTTTTTGGAAAAAAAAGGAATGGGTGCAGAAATACTTTTTCCTTTTATAGGACTATTTTTCCAAATTATTAATCCAGCGAAAAGTTTAGTTAATTCTATATCCAATATTCAAAAAGGAAGAGCAGCAGCAGAACGTATTGTCGAAATTTTGAATACAAAATGTGTATCAAATAATAAAATTAAATATAAATCTATTTTTCATTTTGAAAATGAAATTTTATTTCGTAATGTGTCATATACTCACAATAAATTGATATTAATTCAAAATTTAAGTTTTTCTTTAAAAAAAGGAAAAACTGTAGTTTTAGTAGGTAGATCTGGTAGTGGAAAATCTACTATTGCTAATTTATTAGCTAATTTTTATGATGCAACATCTGGTAAAATTACTGTAGATGGAACGAATATTAAACATTTAAAAATTAAAGATTATAGGAGATTATTAGGATTTGTAACTCAAGAACCGGTTCTTTTTAATGATTCTGTTTTTAATAATATAGCATTAGGATCAGAAAAAATATCTATCAATTCTGTCATACAAGCAGCTAAAATTGCTAACGCACATTGTTTTATAGAAAAACTACCAAAAGGATATGATACAATTATTGGATATAACGGAAATAAATTATCCTTAGGTCAAAAACAAAGAATTAGCATAGCTAGAGCTGTGTTTAAAAATCCTCCAATTATGATTTTGGATGAAGCAACTTCATTATTAGATCCAGAATCGGAAATTACAGTTCAAAAAGCATTAAATGATCTAATAAAAAATAGAACATCTCTTGTAATAGCACATAAATTATCTTCTTATATTATACAAAATGCAGATTATATTATTGTGTTGGAAAAAGGAAAAATTATAGAACAAGGACAACACAATACTCTAATCTCAAAAAAAGGAACTTATAGTAAGTTAATGGCTATACAAAGTTTTTAA
- the secD gene encoding protein translocase subunit SecD, translating to MRIRNFFTIFVTIILTTICLYYISYSIYSEKNNKKTLNLGLDLKGGISMILDISEKDLLQKFSENSQNFIFLKALENADIKKKENPNIDYLSSFINFFNQETKNQKLNINLSSTNLFGNNSNNEDINFNSSDSEVEKFLRKKVESSMISIQNILRSRIDRFGIIQPNIQRIKNSNRILIELSGIKNIDRIKNILEKKAELHFFETYNFQEIISYFNTINKKYYGNKFFIDFLNLPLIKSSNVVGLVHIKYKKIISDFLNSPEAINSLPYHLHDVKFLWGSKNLDNFFQLFAVKINNEKTFHSLNGDVVTHAYKSFGPLNETFINIKMNQEGTKKWKMFTERNMGKSIAIVLDNLVYAAPVVKSVIPNGMSQIYGNFSIQESNDLINVLNTGELPTSVRVIQTDIMGPSLGKESILRGIISFLIALFFIFIWMFFYYSIPGLYADIILIFNIIFIFGVLISMNAVLTFPGIAGIILTLAMSMDANIIIYEKIKENIQNKISTLISINNSYTLQGALSSIIDGQITTLLCGIILFYFGTGPIRGFSTTLIIGIIISMFTSTCLGRLFLEWHLKKYKKIFFQKKMLILVLNKIKNMQYDFLTKRKWVYMISCALVIISIFSFFLKGFNLGLDFVGGRSYVILFDRKIVPEKISEILSKTFIENGKPSFPRVQTFGDENQLKIVTKYKIWEENNQADEIILKKMFTALKSFFPINFDNFKNIKKNKSLGIISIEKVGPIVAIDMIHKAFISITISLIGIFAYIFIRFKKWQFGLGAVVSLIHDSIIVLGIFSFFHKKFPILEIDQTFIAALLTIIGYSINDTVIVYDKIRNISKETLFMMKETINKGICSSLTRTINTSFITLLVILIIFLFGGKVLHSFLLALFIGISVGTYSSIFIAPSIVYDCCKKNIKK from the coding sequence ATGCGTATAAGAAACTTTTTTACGATTTTTGTAACTATAATATTGACCACAATTTGTTTATATTACATATCATATAGCATATATTCTGAAAAAAATAATAAAAAAACTTTAAATCTAGGATTAGATTTAAAAGGAGGAATTAGTATGATTTTAGATATATCTGAAAAAGATTTGTTACAAAAATTTTCTGAAAATTCTCAAAATTTTATTTTTCTAAAAGCATTAGAAAATGCAGATATTAAAAAAAAAGAAAATCCAAATATAGATTATTTATCATCTTTCATTAATTTCTTTAATCAAGAAACAAAAAATCAAAAATTAAATATCAATTTATCTTCTACAAATTTATTTGGAAATAATTCGAATAATGAAGATATTAATTTTAATAGTTCTGATTCAGAAGTGGAAAAATTTTTAAGAAAAAAAGTAGAATCATCTATGATTTCTATTCAGAATATTTTAAGATCTAGAATAGATAGATTTGGAATCATACAACCCAATATTCAACGAATAAAAAATTCTAATCGAATTTTAATAGAATTGTCTGGAATAAAAAATATAGATAGAATAAAAAATATTTTAGAAAAAAAAGCGGAATTACATTTTTTTGAAACTTATAATTTTCAAGAAATTATTTCATACTTTAATACAATCAATAAAAAATATTATGGAAATAAATTTTTTATTGATTTTTTAAATCTTCCTCTTATAAAATCTTCAAATGTAGTCGGATTAGTTCATATAAAATATAAAAAAATCATTTCCGATTTTTTAAATTCTCCAGAAGCTATAAATTCTTTACCCTATCATTTACATGATGTAAAATTTTTGTGGGGATCTAAAAATTTAGATAACTTTTTTCAATTATTTGCTGTAAAAATCAATAATGAAAAAACATTTCATTCTTTAAATGGAGATGTGGTTACCCATGCTTACAAATCTTTTGGTCCTTTAAATGAAACATTTATAAATATAAAAATGAATCAAGAAGGAACTAAAAAATGGAAAATGTTCACAGAAAGAAATATGGGGAAAAGTATCGCAATAGTACTTGATAATTTAGTATATGCAGCCCCTGTAGTAAAATCAGTCATCCCAAATGGGATGTCTCAAATATATGGAAATTTTTCAATACAAGAATCTAATGATTTAATAAATGTATTAAATACAGGAGAATTGCCTACCTCTGTAAGAGTAATTCAAACTGACATAATGGGTCCCTCTTTAGGAAAAGAATCTATTCTAAGAGGAATCATATCTTTTTTAATAGCCTTATTTTTTATATTTATTTGGATGTTTTTTTACTACTCAATTCCAGGGTTATATGCTGATATTATTCTAATTTTTAATATCATATTTATTTTTGGGGTTCTCATTTCTATGAATGCAGTGTTAACTTTTCCTGGTATCGCAGGGATTATACTAACATTAGCAATGTCTATGGATGCTAATATTATCATTTATGAAAAAATAAAAGAAAATATTCAAAATAAGATCTCCACATTAATATCTATTAATAATAGTTACACATTACAGGGGGCTTTATCATCTATTATAGATGGACAAATAACGACTTTATTATGTGGAATCATTTTATTTTATTTTGGAACAGGACCAATTCGAGGATTTTCTACTACCTTAATTATTGGAATTATTATATCTATGTTTACTTCAACTTGTTTAGGAAGATTATTTTTAGAATGGCATTTAAAAAAATATAAAAAAATTTTTTTTCAAAAAAAAATGTTAATTCTTGTTTTGAATAAAATTAAAAATATGCAATATGACTTTTTGACCAAAAGAAAATGGGTTTATATGATTTCTTGTGCTCTCGTTATTATTAGTATATTTTCTTTTTTCTTAAAAGGATTCAATCTTGGATTAGATTTTGTTGGAGGACGTTCTTATGTAATTCTTTTTGATCGTAAAATAGTTCCTGAAAAGATTTCAGAAATTTTATCAAAAACATTCATAGAAAATGGAAAACCTTCCTTTCCTAGGGTACAAACATTCGGAGATGAAAATCAACTCAAAATAGTCACAAAATACAAAATATGGGAAGAAAATAACCAAGCTGACGAAATAATTTTAAAAAAAATGTTCACAGCTTTAAAATCTTTTTTTCCTATAAATTTTGATAACTTTAAAAATATAAAAAAAAATAAGTCATTAGGCATTATATCTATTGAAAAAGTAGGACCTATAGTCGCTATAGATATGATTCACAAAGCTTTTATTTCTATTACAATTTCTTTAATAGGTATTTTTGCATATATCTTTATAAGATTCAAAAAATGGCAATTTGGATTAGGAGCAGTAGTTTCTCTAATTCACGATTCAATTATCGTTCTTGGAATATTTTCTTTTTTTCACAAAAAATTTCCTATTCTAGAAATAGATCAAACTTTTATAGCTGCTTTATTAACGATAATAGGCTATTCTATCAATGATACCGTAATAGTTTATGATAAAATTAGAAACATTTCAAAAGAAACATTGTTTATGATGAAAGAAACCATAAATAAAGGAATCTGTAGTTCTCTTACTAGAACTATAAATACTTCTTTTATTACTTTATTAGTAATTTTGATTATTTTCTTATTTGGAGGAAAAGTTCTTCATAGTTTTCTATTAGCTCTATTTATTGGAATCAGTGTTGGAACTTATTCCTCCATATTCATAGCTCCATCTATAGTATATGATTGTTGTAAAAAAAATATAAAAAAATGA
- a CDS encoding Sec-independent protein translocase subunit TatA/TatB — translation MKNFLFISIEESFFIIFIAILVFGPKKIPDIARGLGEGIRYLRNAKTKIKNEIIQNNVNQSIKKKEIYEEKKGNKHIPPYSIKRNNSIN, via the coding sequence ATGAAAAATTTTTTATTTATTAGTATAGAAGAAAGTTTCTTTATCATTTTTATAGCCATACTTGTTTTTGGCCCTAAAAAAATACCAGACATAGCTCGTGGATTGGGAGAAGGAATACGTTATTTAAGAAATGCTAAAACGAAAATTAAAAATGAAATAATTCAAAATAATGTTAATCAATCTATAAAAAAAAAAGAAATTTATGAAGAAAAAAAAGGAAACAAACATATCCCTCCTTATTCTATAAAACGAAATAATTCAATCAATTAA